The following proteins are co-located in the Chryseobacterium daecheongense genome:
- a CDS encoding hydroxymethylglutaryl-CoA reductase, degradative, with product MNHQPIEGFSKLTKQGKIDWLVNEYLDGDQEYQKILKQYWNDNTELQKLHDEFSENTISNFYMPYGIAPNFLIDGKLVALPMAVEESSVVAAASKAAKFWIDKGGFKTTIINTEKLGHTHFIFNGESHKLLHFFNFKLKKKLFEATEAITANMRNRGGGILDIKLVDKTADMTHYFQLKASFDTVDSMGANFINSCLEQFGKTLKEEVAKEEDFTKEEKDSLQIVMNILSNFTPDCVVRAEVSCKIDDLKDDSGISNEEFARKFKQAVTIAEIEPFRATTHNKGIMNGVDAVVIATGNDFRATEACAHAYAARDGQYRSLTHCTTDNGIFRFWIDLPISVGVVGGLTNLHPLVKFSLALLGKPSAQELMSILAVSGLAQNFGALRSLVTTGIQKGHMKMHLLNILNQMGATEEEKQHFVTYFKDKTVTHHEVITEFNRMRAQ from the coding sequence ATGAATCATCAACCGATTGAAGGTTTTTCCAAATTGACCAAACAGGGGAAAATAGACTGGCTAGTCAATGAATATCTTGACGGCGATCAGGAATATCAAAAAATATTAAAGCAATACTGGAACGATAATACAGAACTTCAGAAGCTTCATGATGAATTTTCGGAAAATACGATCTCTAATTTTTATATGCCCTACGGAATAGCACCTAATTTTTTAATAGATGGAAAATTGGTGGCTTTGCCGATGGCTGTTGAAGAAAGTTCTGTAGTGGCTGCTGCATCTAAGGCTGCCAAATTCTGGATCGATAAAGGAGGTTTTAAAACGACCATTATTAATACAGAAAAATTGGGGCATACTCACTTCATTTTTAATGGAGAATCTCATAAACTATTACATTTTTTTAATTTTAAATTAAAGAAAAAACTATTTGAGGCTACAGAAGCAATAACCGCTAACATGAGAAATCGTGGTGGTGGAATTCTGGATATTAAGCTGGTGGATAAGACTGCTGACATGACCCATTACTTCCAATTGAAGGCAAGTTTTGATACAGTGGATTCAATGGGAGCCAATTTTATAAATTCTTGTCTGGAGCAATTTGGGAAAACATTGAAAGAAGAAGTTGCTAAAGAAGAAGACTTTACCAAAGAGGAAAAAGATTCCTTACAGATCGTAATGAATATTCTCTCCAACTTTACTCCCGACTGTGTGGTTCGTGCTGAGGTTTCTTGTAAAATTGATGATCTTAAAGATGATAGCGGGATTTCCAACGAAGAATTTGCCAGAAAATTTAAACAGGCTGTAACGATTGCTGAAATTGAGCCGTTCCGTGCAACCACTCATAATAAAGGAATTATGAATGGAGTGGATGCGGTGGTGATTGCTACGGGAAATGACTTTAGAGCAACAGAAGCCTGTGCACACGCTTACGCTGCAAGAGACGGTCAGTACAGATCTTTGACTCATTGCACCACCGATAACGGAATTTTCAGATTTTGGATCGATCTTCCTATATCTGTAGGTGTTGTTGGCGGACTGACTAACCTCCATCCATTAGTCAAGTTTTCATTAGCTCTTCTTGGTAAGCCATCTGCTCAGGAGTTAATGAGTATCCTTGCTGTTTCAGGATTAGCACAGAATTTCGGGGCACTGCGTTCGTTAGTGACCACGGGAATTCAGAAAGGACATATGAAGATGCATTTATTGAATATTCTGAATCAGATGGGAGCAACGGAAGAGGAGAAGCAGCATTTTGTTACCTATTTCAAAGACAAAACAGTTACCCATCATGAGGTTATCACAGAGTTTAACAGAATGAGAGCCCAATAA
- a CDS encoding putative DNA modification/repair radical SAM protein — protein sequence MNFDRLKEKLEILADAAKYDVSCSSSGGTRKNKKGALGDSSISGICHTYTEDGRCVSLLKVLLTNHCIYDCAYCVSRSSNDIKRAAFTVEEVVDLTINFYRRNYIEGLFLSSGIFKNADTTMERLVRVAKKLRLEENFNGYIHLKSIPGASDELMQEAALYADRLSVNLEIPTESGLKLLAPEKNRAEMISPMRYIQKGISQYNDEKKIFRKVPKFAPAGQSTQMIVGATNENDLQIIKVADHFYKNYNLKRVYYSGYVPVLEDKRLPSLTTEVPMLRENRLYQSDWLMRFYGFKAEEILDPNLPFLDLEIDPKLSWALRHLDQFPINLQTADYQMILRIPGIGVKTAKKIVQARRFQILNMDHLKKLGAAVNRAKYFIDFNAGNVFLKYLTNQNLKKLLIGGSSSKFHNQFSQQLTLF from the coding sequence ATGAACTTTGACCGCCTAAAAGAAAAACTCGAAATCCTTGCTGACGCAGCGAAATATGATGTTTCCTGCTCTTCCAGCGGAGGAACACGAAAAAATAAAAAAGGTGCTTTGGGAGACAGTTCCATAAGCGGGATTTGTCATACCTATACAGAAGACGGACGATGTGTCTCCCTGCTTAAAGTTCTTTTGACCAATCATTGTATTTATGATTGTGCATACTGTGTTTCAAGAAGCTCCAATGATATCAAAAGGGCAGCTTTTACGGTGGAAGAAGTAGTGGATCTTACCATTAACTTTTATCGGAGAAATTATATAGAAGGACTTTTTTTAAGTTCAGGCATTTTTAAAAATGCTGACACGACCATGGAACGTCTGGTGAGAGTTGCAAAAAAATTACGACTTGAAGAAAATTTCAATGGATATATTCACTTAAAATCCATTCCTGGAGCAAGCGATGAATTAATGCAGGAAGCAGCACTCTATGCGGACCGTCTGTCTGTCAATCTTGAAATTCCAACCGAAAGCGGACTCAAGCTACTCGCTCCTGAAAAAAACAGGGCCGAAATGATAAGTCCTATGCGTTATATTCAGAAAGGGATATCCCAATATAATGATGAAAAAAAGATTTTCCGGAAAGTTCCGAAATTTGCACCAGCCGGTCAGTCGACCCAAATGATCGTAGGAGCTACCAATGAAAACGATCTTCAGATTATAAAAGTCGCGGATCATTTTTATAAAAATTACAACCTTAAAAGAGTCTATTATTCAGGGTATGTACCAGTACTAGAAGACAAAAGATTGCCTTCATTAACTACTGAAGTCCCAATGCTTAGAGAAAACAGATTGTATCAATCGGACTGGCTCATGAGATTTTACGGCTTTAAAGCAGAAGAAATTTTAGATCCCAATCTTCCTTTTCTCGATCTTGAAATTGACCCCAAATTAAGCTGGGCATTAAGACATCTTGATCAATTCCCTATCAATCTCCAGACAGCTGACTATCAAATGATTCTTCGAATTCCGGGAATTGGTGTAAAAACAGCTAAAAAAATAGTACAAGCAAGACGTTTTCAGATTTTAAACATGGATCATCTTAAGAAATTAGGAGCAGCTGTAAACAGAGCAAAATACTTTATTGACTTCAATGCAGGAAATGTTTTTTTGAAATATTTAACGAATCAAAATTTAAAGAAATTATTGATTGGAGGAAGCTCGTCGAAATTTCATAATCAATTTTCACAGCAACTTACCTTGTTTTAA
- a CDS encoding TIGR03915 family putative DNA repair protein — translation MTTLLYDGSFDGLLTAVFEVFEYRYKDVEIFGKNQYHQENIFAETHEVVTQTEKAERVFKKLEENIGRSGIHQLLKVFLSEDPESERIILSAIQLSVQHPHENILQNYADNDILKISKICKSVDRERHRMTAFVRFEKMQDGVFFAKIDPDFNVIPLIRKHFKDRYQDQKWMIYDLRRNYGILYDLENCDFFYPDEKLDLDQYEQKFHDEESQYQKLWQRYFIKTNITERKNLKLHIQHVPKRYWKYLTEKR, via the coding sequence ATGACTACCCTACTTTACGACGGAAGCTTTGACGGACTTTTAACTGCAGTGTTTGAAGTATTCGAATACCGTTATAAAGACGTTGAAATTTTCGGCAAAAATCAATATCATCAGGAAAACATTTTTGCAGAAACCCACGAAGTAGTCACTCAGACAGAAAAGGCAGAAAGAGTTTTTAAGAAGCTGGAAGAGAACATAGGAAGATCTGGAATCCATCAATTGCTGAAAGTTTTTCTATCAGAAGATCCGGAATCAGAAAGAATTATCCTTTCAGCCATACAATTATCTGTACAGCATCCTCATGAAAATATCCTTCAGAATTATGCGGATAATGATATTTTAAAAATCTCGAAAATATGTAAATCCGTAGACAGAGAAAGGCATCGGATGACGGCATTTGTAAGGTTTGAGAAAATGCAGGATGGTGTTTTCTTTGCAAAAATAGATCCTGATTTCAACGTTATTCCCCTGATCAGAAAACATTTTAAAGATCGATATCAGGATCAAAAGTGGATGATTTATGACCTCAGAAGAAATTATGGAATTTTGTATGATCTTGAAAATTGTGACTTCTTTTATCCTGATGAAAAACTGGATCTTGATCAATATGAGCAAAAATTCCATGATGAAGAGAGCCAATATCAAAAATTATGGCAACGTTACTTTATAAAAACCAATATTACAGAAAGAAAAAATCTAAAGCTCCATATTCAGCATGTCCCGAAAAGGTACTGGAAGTACCTGACAGAAAAGAGGTAA
- a CDS encoding DUF4846 domain-containing protein yields MAGKTLCTIALISIISCIPDKKRNAISEIDNGTGSEILVHTDKNTIKERFSAPQGYEWIDEKQESFGYFLENFTLKPYKSKILRYDGNPISTQHLHEAIFDIDTGDQDLQQCADAVIRLRAEYLVKNKRQDEIQFHFTNGDLLSWKDYKNGTRAFVNGNSVNFKKTASFDDSPQNFRSYLNLIFNYAGTISLNKETKPVLKSEDLKSGDILITPGSPGHVVLISGACRNKEGKKLFLLSEGFTPAQSIHVLSNPFDKNRSPWYNLDVKANETKTARYIFKPTNFRSF; encoded by the coding sequence ATGGCAGGAAAAACTTTATGTACAATTGCGTTAATCAGTATTATCAGCTGTATTCCTGATAAGAAAAGAAATGCAATATCTGAAATAGATAACGGGACAGGATCAGAAATTTTGGTTCATACCGATAAAAATACTATCAAAGAAAGATTTTCTGCACCTCAGGGATATGAATGGATTGATGAAAAACAGGAATCTTTCGGGTATTTTCTCGAAAATTTCACTTTAAAACCCTATAAAAGCAAGATACTTAGATATGACGGAAATCCAATATCTACCCAGCATCTGCATGAAGCAATTTTTGATATCGATACCGGAGATCAGGATCTTCAACAATGTGCAGATGCGGTGATCCGGCTAAGGGCAGAATATTTAGTTAAAAATAAAAGACAAGATGAAATTCAATTTCATTTTACAAATGGTGATCTGCTGAGCTGGAAAGATTATAAAAACGGAACACGGGCCTTTGTCAATGGCAATTCTGTTAATTTCAAAAAGACAGCCTCTTTCGATGACTCGCCTCAAAATTTCAGAAGTTATCTAAATCTGATCTTTAATTATGCAGGAACTATTTCATTAAATAAAGAAACAAAACCGGTTTTAAAAAGTGAGGATTTAAAAAGCGGAGACATTCTTATTACACCAGGAAGTCCTGGACATGTTGTATTGATAAGTGGCGCTTGCAGAAATAAAGAAGGGAAAAAGTTATTTTTACTAAGTGAAGGTTTCACTCCTGCCCAATCTATCCATGTTCTTTCCAATCCTTTTGATAAAAACAGATCTCCGTGGTACAACTTAGACGTAAAAGCTAACGAAACAAAAACTGCGAGATATATTTTTAAACCAACAAACTTTAGAAGTTTTTAA
- the pfkA gene encoding 6-phosphofructokinase — translation MKESAVKKIAVLTSGGDSPGMNAALRAVVRTANYYNIECYGIREGYNGLINDDFLKMGPRSVKNIINQGGTILKSARSQEFRTKEGRQKAYNNCVKHGVDAIVCIGGDGTFTGAKIFNEEFGIRVIGVPGTIDNDIFGTDNTIGYDTALNTAMEAIDKIRDTATSHNRVFFVEVMGRDAGFIALNSGLATGALDILIPEKKDSVDELFATFRNAEKTGKASSIVVVAEGEKLANIYELAEQTKQEFPDYDIRVAILGHIQRGGSPSCADRVLASRLGYGAVVGLMEGKTNVMAGMRSNDMVYTPIEEAIKKHNEINKDLLLISEILAI, via the coding sequence ATGAAAGAAAGTGCTGTAAAAAAAATTGCAGTTCTTACTTCCGGAGGAGACTCCCCGGGTATGAATGCTGCATTAAGGGCGGTGGTAAGAACGGCAAATTATTATAATATCGAATGTTACGGAATAAGAGAAGGCTACAATGGGCTTATCAACGATGATTTCCTAAAAATGGGTCCTCGTTCCGTAAAAAATATAATCAACCAGGGCGGAACTATCCTAAAGTCCGCAAGATCCCAGGAATTCAGAACTAAAGAAGGACGTCAGAAAGCCTACAATAATTGCGTTAAACATGGTGTTGATGCAATTGTGTGTATTGGTGGAGATGGAACTTTCACAGGGGCGAAGATCTTCAATGAAGAATTTGGTATCAGAGTAATTGGTGTTCCGGGGACTATAGACAATGATATTTTCGGTACCGACAATACTATTGGATATGATACGGCTTTGAATACTGCCATGGAAGCTATTGATAAAATCCGTGATACAGCCACTTCTCACAACAGAGTATTCTTTGTTGAGGTTATGGGTCGTGATGCTGGGTTTATTGCATTAAACAGTGGACTGGCAACCGGAGCTTTGGATATCCTTATCCCTGAAAAAAAGGACAGTGTAGATGAGCTTTTTGCGACTTTCAGAAATGCTGAAAAAACCGGAAAAGCTTCCAGTATCGTAGTTGTTGCTGAGGGAGAGAAACTGGCGAATATTTATGAGCTGGCAGAGCAGACAAAACAGGAGTTTCCTGACTATGACATTCGTGTAGCTATTCTGGGACATATCCAGAGAGGAGGATCTCCGAGCTGTGCAGACAGGGTTCTTGCGAGCAGACTGGGATACGGAGCCGTGGTAGGATTAATGGAAGGTAAAACAAATGTAATGGCAGGAATGCGTTCTAACGATATGGTATACACTCCTATTGAAGAAGCCATTAAAAAACATAATGAAATCAATAAAGACCTTTTACTGATTTCAGAAATATTAGCAATCTAA
- the gap gene encoding type I glyceraldehyde-3-phosphate dehydrogenase yields the protein MSTIKVGINGFGRIGRLVFRAMTERDNIEVVGINDLINAEYMAYMLKYDSVHGIFPGEVSVEGNDLVVNGKKIRVTAEKDPNNLKWNEIGADYIVESTGLFLSKDSAQAHINAGAKKVILSAPSKDDTPMFVMGVNHKELTDDIKILSNASCTTNCLAPLAKVIHDNFGIVEGLMTTVHATTATQKTVDGPSMKDWRGGRAALNNIIPSSTGAAKAVGKVIPSLNGKLTGMSFRVPTVDVSVVDLTVRIEKATSYEEICATIKAASEGELKGILGYTEDAVVSQDFVGDKRTSIFDKDAGIMLSPNFVKLVSWYDNEMGYSNKLVDMLVHAASL from the coding sequence ATGTCAACAATTAAAGTAGGTATCAACGGGTTTGGTAGAATTGGACGTCTTGTTTTCAGAGCAATGACTGAAAGAGATAACATTGAGGTAGTAGGAATCAATGACCTTATCAATGCAGAATACATGGCTTACATGTTAAAATATGATTCTGTACACGGAATCTTTCCAGGAGAAGTATCTGTAGAAGGTAATGATCTTGTAGTAAATGGAAAGAAAATCAGAGTAACTGCTGAGAAAGATCCAAATAACCTGAAGTGGAATGAAATCGGAGCTGATTATATTGTAGAATCTACAGGTCTTTTCTTATCTAAAGATTCTGCTCAGGCTCACATTAATGCAGGTGCAAAAAAAGTAATCCTTTCTGCTCCTTCTAAAGATGATACTCCAATGTTCGTAATGGGTGTAAACCACAAAGAACTTACAGATGATATTAAAATCTTATCTAACGCTTCATGTACAACAAACTGTTTAGCGCCTTTAGCTAAAGTTATCCACGATAATTTTGGAATCGTTGAAGGTTTAATGACAACTGTTCACGCAACAACCGCTACTCAGAAAACTGTAGATGGTCCTTCAATGAAAGACTGGAGAGGAGGTAGAGCTGCATTGAATAATATTATTCCTTCTTCTACCGGTGCTGCTAAAGCTGTAGGAAAAGTAATTCCTTCATTGAACGGAAAACTTACAGGTATGTCTTTCAGAGTACCTACAGTAGACGTTTCTGTAGTTGACCTTACAGTAAGAATTGAAAAAGCTACTTCTTACGAAGAAATCTGCGCTACTATTAAGGCAGCTTCTGAAGGGGAACTAAAAGGAATCTTAGGATACACTGAAGATGCAGTTGTTTCTCAGGATTTCGTAGGTGATAAGAGAACTTCAATCTTCGACAAAGACGCAGGTATTATGCTTTCACCTAATTTCGTAAAGCTTGTTTCTTGGTATGACAACGAAATGGGTTATTCTAATAAATTAGTTGACATGCTTGTTCACGCTGCTTCTTTATAA
- a CDS encoding LuxR C-terminal-related transcriptional regulator: MKDAEKKHPLIEVWERYPATRKEKKEILKTPPIERIIGEMFAIGEFYYYVLNLTNSTLSHHHENILKLHGLKKNPENLKEVIDLTHPEDIPFVIKAEQAVVSKMIEIGPEHHLYLKSSYCFRMKTAKGNYELFHHQAIPTLEDENGNLVQSINIHTNINHITKQNPYTVLISGIGPRADFHQMTIDNPSSSTHQTLENLTKREVEILSLIAKGYSGTEISEMLILSQHTVRSHRKNILTKTNSRNGKELLKKAFEWGII, from the coding sequence ATGAAAGACGCTGAAAAAAAACATCCCTTGATTGAAGTTTGGGAAAGATATCCCGCTACAAGAAAGGAAAAAAAAGAAATACTGAAGACGCCCCCTATCGAACGTATCATTGGTGAGATGTTTGCAATCGGAGAATTTTATTATTATGTATTAAATCTTACAAACAGTACCCTCTCTCATCATCATGAAAATATTTTAAAATTACATGGTTTAAAAAAAAATCCTGAAAACCTTAAAGAAGTCATAGATCTCACACATCCTGAAGACATTCCTTTTGTAATAAAAGCGGAACAGGCCGTTGTATCTAAAATGATTGAAATTGGCCCGGAACATCATCTCTACTTAAAATCGAGTTACTGCTTCAGGATGAAAACTGCAAAAGGAAATTATGAGTTGTTCCATCACCAGGCTATTCCTACCCTAGAGGATGAAAATGGGAACCTCGTACAATCCATTAATATACATACCAACATTAATCATATAACAAAGCAAAATCCTTATACCGTCCTGATTTCAGGGATTGGCCCCAGAGCCGATTTTCACCAGATGACAATAGACAATCCCTCCTCATCAACCCATCAGACACTCGAAAATCTCACCAAAAGAGAGGTAGAGATCCTTTCTCTGATTGCAAAAGGATATTCGGGAACAGAAATATCCGAAATGCTTATTTTATCTCAGCATACTGTCCGTTCTCATCGAAAAAACATCCTTACAAAAACCAATTCAAGAAATGGTAAAGAGCTTTTGAAAAAGGCTTTTGAATGGGGCATTATATAA
- a CDS encoding oxygenase MpaB family protein, producing MERSIVHPRFKNSPHFKDFWQKGNGKLLIEFSGAEVSFSEFEQFSPYYYHVDETGDQVVKDVYFTKKFHEATREIEKYIRNGVSENDQVPDSVKRLFKEVQKKPEWLNEELLKSGAELCMRSGLDALISLRDYCLIGGYDYSYLNKPLIVTEALKKGAVKRLSETLDFWVNVTRYHALDIHAKGYEFAIKTRLIHSYARLSIKKHYADWDTENWGEPINSWDMMATYIGFSLVFLHSLKKLGNSFSNEEELGIFHLWKYVGYLLGIPEHLLPDHKKQATEYFYLWSSIQPPSDKDSVLLAHSLLDESLENPILKFSFQRRNLRYLHICCTWFLLDDEVCKRLNIPDVSNKKVFPQVKKATNIIYNTLVGRKARIEAGNKKHLKVLEDYLRITSGSNFH from the coding sequence ATGGAAAGATCAATCGTACATCCCCGTTTTAAAAATTCACCTCATTTCAAAGATTTCTGGCAAAAGGGTAACGGAAAACTGCTTATTGAATTTTCCGGTGCAGAAGTGAGTTTCAGCGAATTTGAGCAATTTTCTCCCTATTATTATCACGTTGACGAAACCGGTGACCAGGTGGTAAAAGATGTCTATTTTACTAAAAAATTTCACGAAGCTACAAGGGAAATCGAGAAATACATCAGAAATGGAGTTTCTGAAAACGATCAGGTTCCGGACAGTGTTAAAAGACTTTTCAAAGAAGTTCAGAAAAAACCTGAATGGCTAAATGAAGAATTGCTGAAAAGTGGCGCTGAGCTTTGTATGCGAAGCGGACTAGATGCCCTCATCTCTCTTAGGGATTATTGCTTGATCGGAGGTTATGATTACTCCTACCTGAATAAACCCCTTATTGTAACAGAAGCATTGAAAAAAGGAGCCGTAAAACGTCTTTCTGAAACATTGGATTTCTGGGTGAATGTAACCCGTTACCATGCCCTGGATATTCATGCCAAAGGCTATGAATTTGCTATAAAAACACGTCTTATTCATTCATATGCAAGACTTTCGATCAAAAAGCATTATGCTGATTGGGATACGGAAAACTGGGGAGAACCTATCAACTCCTGGGATATGATGGCCACCTATATAGGTTTTAGTTTGGTTTTTCTTCACAGCTTAAAAAAACTGGGCAATAGCTTTTCAAATGAAGAGGAGCTTGGTATTTTTCACCTATGGAAATATGTCGGTTATTTGCTGGGCATTCCCGAACACCTCCTTCCTGATCATAAAAAACAGGCTACGGAATATTTTTACCTATGGTCATCCATCCAGCCTCCTTCGGATAAAGACTCTGTACTCCTTGCCCATTCATTACTCGATGAATCCCTGGAGAATCCTATATTAAAGTTCAGCTTTCAAAGAAGAAATCTACGGTATCTTCATATTTGCTGCACCTGGTTTTTACTGGACGATGAGGTTTGTAAGCGATTGAATATTCCTGATGTCTCCAATAAAAAAGTTTTCCCTCAGGTAAAAAAAGCAACTAATATTATATATAATACTTTAGTAGGACGAAAAGCAAGAATTGAAGCGGGTAATAAAAAACACCTTAAAGTTCTGGAAGACTATTTAAGAATAACATCGGGCTCCAACTTCCATTAA
- the recA gene encoding recombinase RecA, protein MSNIDDKKKALALVLDKLDKTYGKGTVMTLGDNSVDNTIEVIPSGSLGLDIALGVGGYPRGRIIEIYGPESSGKTTLTLHAIAEAQKAGGIAAFIDAEHAFDRTYAAKLGIDLENLIISQPDNGEQALEIADNLIRSGAIDIVVIDSVAALTPKAEIEGEMGDSKMGLHARLMSQALRKLTATISKTKCTVIFINQLREKIGVMFGNPETTTGGNALKFYASVRVDIRKASAPIKNGDEAIGSRVKVKIVKNKVAPPFKQAEFDIMYGEGVSKTGEILDQAVELGVVKKSGSWFSYDETKLGQGRDAVKDVLKDNPELSEELENKIKEELKNKSK, encoded by the coding sequence ATGAGTAACATTGACGATAAGAAAAAAGCACTGGCTCTAGTGCTTGATAAATTAGATAAAACATACGGAAAAGGAACTGTAATGACTTTGGGAGATAATTCTGTTGATAATACAATAGAAGTTATTCCTTCCGGATCCTTAGGATTAGACATTGCATTGGGAGTAGGAGGATATCCAAGAGGAAGAATCATTGAGATTTATGGACCTGAATCTTCCGGTAAAACAACTTTAACACTTCACGCTATTGCAGAAGCTCAAAAAGCAGGTGGAATTGCAGCATTTATTGATGCAGAGCACGCTTTCGACAGAACTTATGCTGCAAAATTAGGAATAGATTTAGAAAACCTTATTATATCTCAACCGGACAATGGTGAACAAGCCCTGGAAATTGCGGACAACCTTATCCGTTCAGGAGCGATTGATATTGTAGTAATCGACTCAGTTGCCGCTCTTACTCCTAAAGCAGAAATTGAAGGAGAAATGGGTGATTCCAAAATGGGTCTGCATGCAAGATTAATGTCTCAGGCATTAAGAAAACTAACTGCAACAATTTCAAAAACAAAATGTACCGTAATTTTCATCAACCAGCTGAGAGAGAAAATTGGTGTAATGTTTGGAAACCCTGAAACGACAACCGGTGGTAATGCCTTGAAATTTTATGCTTCAGTAAGAGTAGATATCAGAAAGGCAAGTGCACCGATCAAAAATGGTGACGAAGCAATCGGAAGTCGTGTAAAAGTAAAGATTGTTAAAAATAAAGTAGCCCCTCCATTCAAACAAGCTGAATTTGACATCATGTACGGAGAAGGAGTTTCTAAAACAGGAGAAATTCTTGATCAGGCTGTAGAGCTAGGAGTGGTAAAGAAAAGCGGTTCATGGTTCAGCTATGATGAAACAAAATTAGGACAAGGCCGTGATGCGGTAAAAGACGTTCTTAAAGACAATCCTGAACTTTCTGAAGAACTGGAGAATAAAATTAAAGAAGAATTGAAAAATAAATCAAAATAA